The proteins below come from a single Mesobacillus jeotgali genomic window:
- the perR gene encoding peroxide-responsive transcriptional repressor PerR, with amino-acid sequence MAVVQSQLKEALDTLKDTGVRITPQRHAILEFLINSMSHPTADEIYKALEGKFPNMSVATVYNNLRVFREVGLVKELTYGDASSRFDFVTSHHYHVICDKCGKIVDFHYPGLDEVEHLASHVTGFKVGNHRMEIYGTCPDCSAKEAH; translated from the coding sequence ATGGCGGTGGTACAGAGTCAGTTAAAAGAAGCCTTGGATACCTTGAAGGATACAGGAGTCCGTATTACTCCGCAACGTCATGCGATACTCGAATTTTTAATAAACTCAATGTCGCACCCTACTGCTGATGAGATATATAAAGCGCTCGAAGGAAAATTCCCGAATATGAGCGTAGCGACAGTTTATAACAATTTGAGAGTATTCCGTGAAGTTGGATTGGTAAAGGAACTGACATATGGAGATGCTTCAAGTCGTTTTGATTTTGTGACTTCCCATCATTATCACGTTATTTGTGATAAGTGCGGGAAGATCGTCGACTTTCATTACCCAGGACTTGACGAGGTTGAACACTTGGCTTCCCATGTAACAGGTTTTAAAGTCGGTAACCATAGAATGGAAATTTACGGTACCTGTCCGGATTGCTCTGCGAAGGAAGCTCATTAA
- a CDS encoding nucleotidyltransferase-like protein has product MEDILRSIYQERASHPNTVGVVVVEKRQKALAATDTFDVILLIIVKENNDPVFVKHYSYEDKKAAMHIVTEKQINDWLLIGNNKKIFDWLYNGKIVFDRNERIANLKHELREFPFFGRKIKMGIEFAKLIRRYSDGRVLFDNFNYLDAYNHVVHSLHHLARLAVIENGFHPEVTVWHQVKQIEPEIYKLYEELICSEESIEKRLELLFLASEFLIHKRTKVGSQHLLEVMESKDHWSFNELMSHPELAPYSVDLSILVEYLIEKKILDVVKVETKGQGIFHRYYQSAEKLS; this is encoded by the coding sequence ATGGAGGATATCCTTCGTTCAATTTATCAAGAACGTGCAAGCCATCCTAATACAGTTGGAGTAGTGGTGGTCGAGAAGAGGCAAAAGGCCTTGGCCGCCACCGATACTTTTGATGTCATCCTGCTTATTATAGTAAAAGAAAATAATGATCCCGTCTTTGTAAAACATTATTCTTATGAAGATAAAAAAGCAGCGATGCACATTGTCACAGAAAAACAAATCAATGATTGGCTTTTAATAGGCAATAACAAAAAAATATTTGATTGGCTGTACAACGGAAAGATCGTCTTTGACCGTAATGAACGGATTGCCAACCTAAAGCACGAGCTCAGAGAGTTCCCTTTCTTTGGCCGGAAAATTAAAATGGGCATCGAGTTTGCAAAATTGATCAGAAGATATTCTGATGGAAGAGTACTCTTTGACAACTTTAATTATTTGGATGCTTATAATCATGTCGTCCATTCGCTGCATCACCTGGCTAGGCTGGCTGTAATCGAAAATGGTTTCCATCCAGAAGTTACTGTCTGGCATCAGGTCAAACAGATTGAACCGGAAATATATAAGTTATATGAAGAGTTGATATGCAGTGAAGAGTCCATTGAAAAGCGGCTGGAGCTATTATTCCTAGCCAGCGAATTTCTAATCCATAAAAGAACAAAGGTTGGCAGCCAGCATTTGCTTGAGGTGATGGAGAGTAAGGATCATTGGTCATTCAATGAATTGATGTCACATCCTGAGTTGGCACCTTACTCTGTAGACCTCAGTATTCTTGTAGAATATTTGATAGAAAAGAAAATTCTTGATGTAGTCAAAGTCGAAACAAAAGGACAAGGCATTTTCCACAGATATTATCAATCTGCAGAAAAACTATCCTAA
- a CDS encoding cob(I)yrinic acid a,c-diamide adenosyltransferase, which yields MKIYTKTGDKGTTSLIYGTRVSKNDKRVEAYGTCDETNSMIGLALSYLNGEYFSGKEDMQEIFHKIQTALFHVGAELATPSGKNVKWTLEEKDIEELEAKIDAWDAALPQLTNFILPGGHQAGAALHVARTVARRAERQAVELGEEVNPLVLSYLNRLSDFLFVAARYVNMHLGSKEQTLHQD from the coding sequence ATGAAGATTTATACGAAGACTGGGGACAAGGGAACAACGTCCCTTATTTATGGAACAAGGGTATCCAAGAATGATAAAAGAGTGGAAGCTTATGGCACATGTGATGAAACGAATTCAATGATTGGGCTGGCTTTAAGCTATTTAAACGGTGAGTATTTCAGTGGCAAAGAAGACATGCAGGAAATATTCCATAAAATCCAGACAGCATTGTTCCATGTTGGTGCAGAACTTGCCACACCTTCTGGAAAAAATGTGAAGTGGACTCTTGAGGAAAAAGACATCGAAGAACTAGAGGCGAAGATTGATGCCTGGGATGCAGCACTTCCGCAATTGACTAACTTTATTCTCCCTGGAGGACATCAGGCTGGAGCCGCTCTGCATGTAGCAAGGACTGTTGCGAGAAGGGCAGAACGGCAGGCTGTTGAACTGGGCGAAGAGGTTAACCCGCTTGTCCTTTCCTATTTGAATCGACTCTCCGACTTCCTGTTTGTTGCAGCGAGATATGTGAACATGCATCTGGGATCTAAGGAACAAACTTTGCACCAGGATTAA
- a CDS encoding YgzB family protein yields the protein MAKYSSKINKIRTFALSLIFIGFIVMYAGIFFRNSPLVMTIFMILGLLFIIASTVVYFWIGMLSTKTVQVVCPNCNKQTKMLGRVDICMYCNEPLTLDPTLEGKEFDEQYNRKEQK from the coding sequence ATGGCTAAATATTCTAGTAAAATAAATAAAATCCGCACCTTTGCGCTGAGCCTGATTTTCATTGGCTTCATCGTTATGTACGCAGGGATCTTCTTTCGGAACTCACCATTGGTCATGACCATTTTCATGATCCTGGGATTGCTTTTCATTATTGCAAGCACGGTTGTTTATTTTTGGATTGGAATGTTATCGACAAAAACAGTTCAGGTTGTCTGTCCTAACTGCAATAAACAGACCAAGATGCTTGGCCGTGTGGATATTTGCATGTATTGCAATGAACCGTTAACTCTTGACCCAACTCTTGAGGGCAAAGAGTTTGATGAACAATACAACCGAAAAGAACAAAAATAG